The following coding sequences are from one Microbacterium wangchenii window:
- a CDS encoding arabinosyltransferase domain-containing protein: MRSLNLVARRRGAALLVASLVAIVAGFALALAPVLQSKVEVRWPQASDDVRSTALLLANLTPHAVDVEFDGAALEAAADGGGLLLSTVRTDRPAARAAGLVLETDGATLTVTLRQSAQTVVIEPGSWHLRSSIEGMTLERDGEPVLSWQSEVPPEIDGLLTDVQELPTGAVFQATVQVLDDNNTVASPLKLLILVVAALALIAVAVLLIRDDRARPLPRAARRRRDDGEGRWVRVAVAAVDVAVVGALVLWVFIGPMTADDGYYAVMARNNSDAGYVGMYYQIFNQTFVPFVWYWQFLDLWQTVSVSAVWLRIPSLIAAVGGWMLIRYYVRRHLEVAGAVRAGFLAVAGMVTVLWWCAFAIGVRPEAVAAVGAMAVLVLVVTSVRTGRAFPAFVAAAVGALSFAAHPTGVVAFGPLLVGIVPLWRALSGDGWRAGARRTLAIISGGAFALIAAFHDGALFEAINGQRRFAAVETPLDWTDELGRYGLLLENGPQGTYVKRAVVLVALVLVLWFLIAWAWDLRARTRLIGDAASLMGWTFAVGFVLIWITTSKWSHHFGAMAVIGAGFVAWMLTVLPARVLAALPTARQRWLLASIFAASLLPPVLLALEGPQNWFSWNAHLSDWGQAPGVGPVVFAQPALWVGVVVVSVGVLLALSRVRRTPVRLPILAAAVPVTCFALIGVYMFGTFGIAAARGWDDFSTSAANVRDPLARDCLLEEAITTWDAAGGVVAPAVDTQAGAPEGIPERLPDGTPTEPILATGSSVWTSLQDGVPSVGSHESGWFDVPPLADGEQLVVAVAGHLTRDASTKLTLERRDGSGEITTAPLTDEVDRHGWRTLLLSPLIAEDTEEIRLVAQTRTELPGQWLAVSDPLVAPARSFAQVFPPGTPVSVHWLMSFWFACTTPPAISNGIVEPPAGATSWGDFAWDMNPWSPGRGGILAGASRLADIRTLAGDMDGFGAAWGRVQVFDYPVAEAAYELRTDRVLTPGWRSAFPEASQLVVAER, encoded by the coding sequence GTGAGATCCCTGAACCTAGTCGCGCGGCGGCGTGGCGCCGCCCTCCTGGTCGCCTCGCTCGTGGCGATCGTGGCGGGCTTCGCCCTCGCGCTCGCGCCGGTGCTGCAGAGCAAAGTCGAGGTGCGCTGGCCGCAGGCCTCCGACGACGTCCGGTCTACTGCGCTCCTTCTGGCCAACCTCACCCCGCACGCCGTCGACGTGGAGTTCGACGGGGCCGCGCTGGAGGCGGCCGCCGACGGTGGCGGCCTGCTGCTGTCCACGGTCCGCACCGACCGACCCGCCGCCCGAGCGGCGGGCCTGGTCCTGGAGACGGACGGGGCGACTCTCACGGTCACCCTGCGCCAGAGCGCGCAGACCGTGGTGATCGAGCCGGGATCGTGGCACCTGCGCTCGAGCATCGAAGGGATGACGCTGGAGCGCGACGGGGAGCCGGTGCTGTCCTGGCAGAGTGAGGTGCCCCCGGAGATCGACGGCCTGCTCACCGATGTGCAGGAGCTCCCCACCGGTGCCGTGTTCCAGGCGACGGTTCAGGTGCTCGACGACAACAACACCGTCGCCTCCCCGCTCAAGCTCCTCATCCTCGTGGTCGCCGCGCTGGCACTCATCGCCGTGGCCGTGCTGCTGATCCGTGACGATCGCGCGCGGCCGCTTCCACGTGCGGCCCGTCGGCGTCGGGACGACGGCGAGGGGCGGTGGGTGCGGGTCGCCGTCGCGGCCGTCGACGTCGCGGTCGTGGGGGCGCTCGTGCTGTGGGTGTTCATCGGGCCGATGACCGCCGACGACGGCTATTACGCGGTGATGGCGCGCAACAACTCCGATGCCGGCTACGTCGGCATGTACTACCAGATCTTCAATCAGACCTTCGTCCCCTTCGTGTGGTACTGGCAGTTCCTCGATCTGTGGCAGACGGTGTCCGTCAGCGCGGTCTGGCTGCGGATCCCCTCACTCATCGCCGCCGTGGGCGGGTGGATGCTGATCCGGTACTACGTCAGGCGCCATCTGGAGGTCGCCGGAGCCGTCCGCGCCGGGTTCCTCGCCGTCGCGGGCATGGTCACCGTCCTGTGGTGGTGTGCCTTCGCGATCGGTGTCCGCCCCGAGGCGGTCGCGGCCGTCGGGGCGATGGCCGTCCTGGTGCTGGTCGTGACCTCGGTACGCACCGGCCGCGCGTTCCCCGCCTTCGTGGCCGCCGCGGTGGGGGCATTGAGCTTCGCGGCTCACCCGACCGGGGTCGTCGCGTTCGGCCCGCTGCTGGTGGGGATCGTTCCCCTGTGGCGTGCGCTGTCCGGCGACGGATGGCGGGCGGGAGCCCGCCGCACGCTGGCCATCATCAGCGGCGGGGCGTTCGCCCTCATCGCCGCTTTCCACGACGGCGCGCTGTTCGAAGCGATCAACGGGCAGCGCCGCTTCGCCGCGGTCGAGACACCGCTGGATTGGACCGACGAACTCGGTCGGTACGGTCTGCTGCTGGAGAACGGGCCCCAGGGAACATATGTCAAGCGAGCGGTGGTGCTCGTCGCGCTCGTCCTCGTGCTGTGGTTCCTCATCGCGTGGGCGTGGGATCTGCGAGCGCGGACGAGACTGATCGGCGACGCCGCCTCCCTCATGGGGTGGACCTTCGCCGTCGGGTTCGTGCTCATCTGGATCACCACCAGCAAGTGGTCGCATCACTTCGGAGCCATGGCAGTCATCGGGGCGGGGTTCGTCGCCTGGATGCTGACGGTCCTCCCGGCACGCGTCCTGGCGGCACTGCCCACCGCCCGTCAGCGGTGGCTCCTCGCATCGATCTTCGCCGCCTCCCTCCTCCCACCCGTGCTGCTGGCGCTGGAGGGCCCTCAGAACTGGTTCTCCTGGAACGCCCACCTGTCGGATTGGGGGCAGGCTCCGGGTGTCGGCCCGGTCGTGTTCGCCCAGCCCGCACTGTGGGTCGGTGTGGTCGTCGTCAGCGTGGGAGTCCTGCTCGCGCTGTCGCGGGTGCGGCGCACGCCGGTCCGCCTGCCGATCCTCGCCGCGGCGGTCCCCGTGACCTGTTTCGCCCTCATCGGGGTCTACATGTTCGGGACCTTCGGCATCGCGGCGGCGCGGGGATGGGACGACTTCTCGACCTCCGCGGCGAACGTCCGCGATCCGCTGGCGCGCGACTGCCTGCTCGAGGAGGCGATCACGACGTGGGATGCGGCCGGCGGTGTGGTCGCGCCCGCCGTCGACACGCAGGCCGGCGCGCCGGAGGGCATCCCCGAGCGCCTGCCCGACGGCACGCCGACCGAGCCGATTCTGGCGACCGGCTCATCGGTGTGGACGAGCCTGCAGGACGGCGTCCCGTCCGTGGGCTCGCACGAGTCCGGCTGGTTCGATGTGCCCCCCCTCGCCGACGGGGAGCAGCTGGTCGTCGCCGTCGCCGGGCACCTGACGCGGGACGCATCGACGAAGCTCACCCTGGAGCGACGGGACGGATCCGGCGAGATCACGACGGCACCCCTCACCGATGAGGTCGACCGTCATGGCTGGCGCACTCTGCTGCTCTCGCCGCTGATCGCAGAAGACACCGAGGAGATCCGGCTCGTCGCCCAGACCAGGACGGAGCTGCCCGGACAGTGGCTTGCGGTGAGCGATCCGCTGGTGGCCCCCGCGCGGAGTTTCGCGCAGGTGTTCCCTCCCGGAACGCCGGTCTCGGTCCACTGGCTGATGTCGTTCTGGTTCGCGTGCACGACGCCCCCGGCCATCTCGAACGGGATCGTCGAGCCGCCGGCAGGGGCCACGTCGTGGGGCGACTTCGCGTGGGACATGAACCCCTGGTCGCCGGGGCGGGGCGGTATCCTCGCCGGCGCTTCCCGCCTGGCCGACATCCGCACGCTCGCAGGAGACATGGACGGCTTCGGCGCGGCGTGGGGGCGCGTGCAGGTGTTCGACTATCCGGTCGCCGAGGCGGCCTACGAACTTCGCACCGACCGTGTCCTGACTCCGGGCTGGCGAAGCGCCTTCCCGGAAGCGTCCCAACTGGTGGTGGCGGAGCGGTGA
- a CDS encoding glycosyltransferase family 2 protein encodes MDDETIDILLPHYGDVEYLRLAVDSVRAQTDTRWRLICVDDASPSSAGHEWISSLDDPRIVAIRNEENLGVARNFARCLDLSTAEWFVMMGADDVMMPRYLETVRRAAARTPAADIVQPGVQVIDDDGKPAHPLPDLVKNLLRPRTRNGDRVLVGEPFAVSLARADWAYFPSLLWRRASVAVHGFDASYDVALDLALLLDIAMAGGTLRVTDDVCFQYRRHARSFSQATAVSGLRFDQERRFFQHYAGRLRSRGWNRAARVARRRTVSRLNAAAESAVALFGGRMRDARRLAAYVVR; translated from the coding sequence GTGGACGATGAGACCATCGACATCCTTCTCCCCCACTATGGCGACGTCGAGTATCTGCGCCTGGCGGTCGACAGCGTGCGCGCTCAGACCGACACCCGCTGGCGCCTCATCTGCGTCGACGACGCCTCGCCTTCCTCTGCGGGGCATGAGTGGATCTCATCGTTGGACGACCCGCGCATCGTGGCGATCCGCAACGAGGAGAACCTGGGGGTCGCGCGCAACTTCGCCCGCTGCCTCGACCTGTCCACGGCGGAGTGGTTCGTCATGATGGGCGCCGACGACGTGATGATGCCGCGCTATCTCGAGACGGTTCGCCGGGCGGCCGCGCGGACCCCAGCTGCCGACATCGTCCAACCCGGGGTCCAGGTCATCGACGATGATGGGAAGCCTGCTCACCCTCTCCCCGACCTCGTCAAGAATCTCTTGCGCCCCCGCACGCGCAACGGCGACCGGGTGCTCGTCGGAGAGCCGTTCGCAGTGAGCCTCGCGCGGGCCGACTGGGCGTATTTCCCGTCGCTCCTGTGGCGGCGCGCCAGCGTCGCCGTCCACGGATTCGACGCCAGCTACGACGTCGCGCTGGACCTCGCTCTGCTTCTGGATATCGCGATGGCCGGGGGCACACTTCGGGTCACGGACGATGTGTGCTTCCAGTACCGGCGGCACGCGCGCTCGTTCTCCCAGGCGACCGCCGTGAGCGGACTCCGGTTCGACCAGGAGCGACGCTTCTTCCAGCACTACGCGGGACGCCTGCGCTCCCGCGGCTGGAACCGCGCGGCACGGGTGGCGCGCCGGCGGACCGTCTCACGACTCAACGCCGCCGCGGAGTCGGCGGTGGCACTGTTCGGCGGCCGGATGCGTGACGCACGTCGGCTGGCCGCCTACGTGGTCCGCTGA
- a CDS encoding DUF6541 family protein produces the protein MWTELVAAAVVAALLLFLIGGVVGWAGGLRGFALLATGPALTVAVIAVASVVAPWVGLAWSVIPALIALVVAAALSRAVGGRRSRKAAASRRRVDLWLTGTVLVAAGVATTQVMLSIGAPDAISQTFDNVFHLNAVRWILDTGSASSLTLGQITAQSEGLAFYPGAWHALVALVVQLSGVTLPVAVNATVIVVCALVWPMAAIVLTRALFGRTPAATVGAGLLSVAMPVFPILLLDYGVLYPYQLSLALVPVALALTLHVLGWSRLRDAASSWQRALLLAATLGGIALAHPGGFVAWLALSTPIAALLGWSSVRRARSRQARVRVFVAAAVYLVAGAALLRILRPPADARGWAIQSSMGEAFVQGLVGSAWYGVVPVVAAVAVLAGLFFTVRNRSRGAILAAGIFLVALLLFIIVASLPIIPLRDIFTGSWYNNIPRLAALLPLGAVPLGAYGIACFAHAISRRIPVPRRRVALPVLGVVGALVGLAVSQAAPLSPVPAAIASAQRNFDDSGHPPLLSQDERTLLERLDAHVPPGAVVAGNPWTGTSLAYALGDRPVLTPHLLSYEDERLRQLGAELGSSTAGDDTCELAHEFGVRFVLEFSPEEVHDGHHAYPGYENLSESPSMVLRDQVGEARLFELVGCG, from the coding sequence ATGTGGACTGAACTGGTTGCGGCAGCGGTCGTCGCCGCGCTTCTACTGTTCCTCATCGGCGGTGTGGTCGGGTGGGCGGGTGGGCTGCGCGGATTCGCTCTGCTGGCGACCGGCCCTGCGCTGACGGTGGCCGTCATCGCAGTCGCGAGCGTCGTGGCGCCCTGGGTGGGGCTGGCGTGGTCGGTCATCCCGGCGCTGATCGCCCTCGTCGTCGCGGCGGCACTGAGCCGCGCCGTCGGCGGGCGACGATCGAGGAAGGCGGCGGCGTCGCGGCGGCGGGTGGACCTCTGGCTGACCGGCACCGTCCTCGTGGCAGCGGGCGTCGCCACGACGCAGGTGATGCTGTCCATCGGGGCGCCCGACGCGATCTCCCAGACGTTCGACAACGTCTTCCACCTCAACGCGGTGCGGTGGATCCTGGACACGGGGTCGGCGTCGTCCCTGACGCTCGGACAGATCACGGCGCAGAGCGAAGGCCTCGCCTTTTACCCCGGCGCATGGCACGCGCTCGTCGCGCTCGTGGTGCAGCTGTCGGGAGTCACCCTCCCGGTCGCCGTGAACGCCACGGTGATCGTCGTCTGCGCGCTCGTGTGGCCCATGGCGGCGATCGTGCTCACGCGCGCGCTGTTCGGCCGCACCCCCGCAGCCACGGTGGGGGCGGGACTGCTCAGCGTCGCGATGCCCGTCTTCCCGATCCTGCTGCTGGACTACGGCGTGCTCTACCCGTATCAGCTCTCCCTCGCCCTCGTCCCCGTCGCCCTGGCCCTCACCCTCCACGTCCTCGGGTGGAGCCGGCTGCGGGATGCGGCGTCGTCGTGGCAGCGCGCCCTTCTGCTCGCCGCAACGCTGGGGGGCATCGCTCTCGCGCACCCTGGCGGGTTCGTCGCATGGCTCGCGCTGTCGACCCCCATCGCGGCGCTGCTCGGCTGGAGTTCGGTGAGGCGAGCCCGCTCCCGGCAGGCGCGCGTGCGAGTCTTCGTGGCGGCCGCCGTCTATCTCGTGGCCGGTGCGGCACTGCTGCGCATCCTGCGGCCCCCCGCCGATGCCCGCGGATGGGCGATCCAGTCGTCGATGGGGGAGGCCTTCGTCCAGGGGCTCGTGGGCTCCGCATGGTACGGCGTCGTGCCCGTCGTGGCTGCCGTCGCCGTCCTGGCCGGACTCTTCTTCACGGTGCGCAACCGCTCGCGCGGGGCGATCCTGGCAGCCGGGATCTTCCTCGTGGCGCTGCTGCTGTTCATCATCGTGGCAAGCCTTCCCATCATCCCGCTCCGTGACATCTTCACCGGGAGCTGGTACAACAACATCCCGCGACTGGCCGCCCTCCTGCCGCTGGGCGCCGTGCCACTGGGGGCCTACGGCATCGCGTGCTTCGCGCACGCGATCTCCCGGCGCATCCCGGTACCGCGTCGGCGTGTCGCTCTGCCGGTGCTCGGCGTCGTCGGTGCCCTCGTCGGCCTGGCCGTCAGCCAAGCGGCTCCGCTGTCACCGGTGCCGGCGGCGATCGCGTCCGCGCAGCGCAACTTCGACGATTCCGGACACCCCCCGCTGCTCTCCCAGGACGAGCGGACCCTGCTGGAGCGCCTCGACGCGCACGTTCCGCCTGGCGCTGTCGTGGCGGGCAACCCCTGGACGGGGACATCGCTGGCTTACGCGCTGGGCGACCGCCCCGTCCTGACGCCGCATCTGCTCAGCTACGAGGACGAGCGATTGCGCCAACTGGGCGCGGAACTCGGATCCAGCACGGCGGGAGACGACACGTGTGAACTCGCCCATGAGTTCGGAGTGCGCTTCGTGCTCGAGTTCAGCCCGGAGGAGGTGCACGACGGCCACCATGCGTATCCCGGTTACGAGAACCTCTCCGAGTCGCCCTCGATGGTGCTGCGCGACCAGGTCGGCGAAGCACGCCTGTTCGAACTGGTCGGGTGCGGCTGA
- a CDS encoding GDP-mannose 4,6-dehydratase, with translation MPRALITGITGQDGLYLAELLISKGYTVYGLIRGQNNPKIELVRRTVPDVRLVTGDLTDVSSLVRVLSEAQPDEVYNLGAISFVAYSWENAALTTDVTGKGVLNILEATRLYAGDDPSSVRFYQASSSEMFGKVQEVPQRESTLLWPRSPYGVAKVFGHYMTINYRESYGMHASSGILFNHESPRRGPEFVTRKVTRAVARIAHGLQDTLVMGNLDAQRDWGFAGDYVEAMWLMLQQPHGDDYVVSTGETHSIRELLDAAFDAAGIADWEPHVQQSQEFMRPAEVDLLVGDAAKAREVLGWAPKVGFRELVAMMVEADLRDAAAEAR, from the coding sequence ATGCCTCGCGCGCTCATCACCGGCATCACGGGACAGGACGGCCTGTACCTCGCCGAGCTGCTCATCTCGAAGGGCTACACCGTCTACGGCCTGATCCGCGGGCAGAACAACCCGAAGATCGAGCTCGTGCGGCGCACCGTTCCCGACGTGCGCCTGGTCACCGGCGACCTGACCGACGTCTCGAGCCTGGTCCGGGTCCTGTCCGAGGCGCAGCCGGACGAGGTGTACAACCTCGGAGCGATCTCCTTCGTCGCCTACTCCTGGGAGAACGCGGCGCTGACCACCGATGTGACCGGCAAGGGGGTGCTGAACATCCTGGAGGCCACGCGGCTGTACGCGGGCGATGATCCGTCGTCGGTTCGGTTCTACCAGGCATCGTCGTCGGAGATGTTCGGCAAGGTGCAGGAGGTCCCCCAGCGCGAGAGCACGCTGCTGTGGCCGCGGTCGCCGTACGGCGTGGCGAAGGTCTTCGGCCACTACATGACCATCAACTACCGCGAGTCGTACGGCATGCACGCCTCCAGCGGAATCCTGTTCAACCACGAGTCGCCGCGGCGCGGGCCCGAGTTCGTCACGCGCAAGGTGACACGCGCCGTCGCCAGGATCGCGCACGGGCTGCAGGACACGCTCGTGATGGGCAATCTGGACGCACAGCGTGACTGGGGATTCGCCGGCGACTACGTGGAGGCGATGTGGCTCATGCTGCAGCAGCCCCATGGCGACGATTACGTGGTGTCGACCGGAGAGACCCACTCCATCCGCGAGCTGCTGGATGCGGCGTTCGATGCGGCCGGCATCGCGGACTGGGAGCCCCACGTGCAGCAGTCGCAGGAGTTCATGCGCCCGGCCGAGGTCGATCTGCTCGTCGGCGACGCGGCCAAAGCGCGTGAGGTGCTCGGATGGGCGCCGAAAGTCGGCTTCCGGGAACTCGTGGCCATGATGGTCGAAGCCGATCTCCGAGACGCTGCCGCCGAGGCCCGATGA
- a CDS encoding DUF2304 domain-containing protein, with product MTVIGAVALALIILTIVMILLLRRSIREKYAVMWLVIGLAVLVLGLFPGLLTAATALLGVQLPANLLFTLAIVLLLGVSLHLSWELSRAEDEIRRVAEETAILRAEMDTLSAAVERLSVDRDAPDGDQETGQRTT from the coding sequence ATGACGGTCATCGGCGCAGTCGCCCTCGCACTCATCATCCTGACGATCGTGATGATTCTGCTGCTGAGGCGCTCCATCCGCGAGAAGTACGCCGTCATGTGGCTCGTGATCGGACTGGCCGTCCTCGTCCTCGGGCTGTTCCCCGGCTTGCTCACCGCCGCGACGGCGCTCCTGGGAGTGCAACTGCCCGCCAACCTGCTGTTCACCCTCGCCATCGTGCTGCTGCTGGGGGTCTCCCTCCACCTGTCGTGGGAACTGTCACGCGCCGAGGACGAGATCCGACGCGTGGCGGAAGAGACGGCGATCCTGCGGGCGGAGATGGACACCCTGTCGGCGGCCGTCGAGCGTCTTTCGGTCGACCGGGACGCCCCGGATGGCGATCAGGAGACCGGTCAGCGGACCACGTAG
- a CDS encoding lipopolysaccharide biosynthesis protein, with protein sequence MPKPPSPPQVAGIALACTVVAGVLTYVLLAIISRSLPAAEFDEFSVFWSLALIVGFGAFLPAEQLLAARHGTLSRRTAAAAWRTSWVLAGAAVVIACVAAALPFPQNPVSIPVLVGLAAVAVVSPLQYVTRGLLLAFGRQVTFALALVVDAALRVVLAAGIAVAAIGQPARAALFMVAVALAIAIAHVAVYPRGAPFGPDPVGGESFARPMLTLLPQALSSQVLANAAPLIVFALGPVGAAGAFQASFTLARLPLFLITPVQAMLVPPFTVMLREGQTVRLLAAIRTLVLGVTGLAAAGAVVGYLAGPWAVELIFGPGRALPPLDLGILVAGVVCMAGLIVFTQAVIAAGRHRLALAAWSGALGAAVVTVVAAGTFLPIELACSIALLLSSLAALVGSALSLRTHLTRG encoded by the coding sequence GTGCCGAAGCCACCGTCTCCCCCGCAGGTCGCCGGCATCGCGCTGGCCTGCACGGTCGTCGCCGGTGTGCTCACCTACGTCCTCCTCGCGATCATCTCGCGGTCGCTGCCGGCCGCGGAGTTCGACGAGTTCTCGGTGTTCTGGTCCCTGGCTCTCATCGTGGGGTTCGGCGCCTTCCTCCCCGCCGAGCAGCTGCTGGCGGCGCGCCACGGCACCCTCTCACGCCGGACCGCCGCCGCCGCCTGGCGCACGTCGTGGGTTCTCGCAGGGGCGGCGGTCGTCATCGCGTGCGTCGCGGCCGCCCTCCCCTTCCCGCAGAACCCGGTGTCCATCCCCGTCCTCGTGGGGCTTGCGGCAGTCGCCGTGGTCTCACCGCTGCAGTACGTCACGCGCGGTCTGCTCCTCGCCTTCGGGCGCCAGGTGACGTTCGCCCTCGCTCTGGTCGTGGACGCGGCGCTGCGAGTGGTGCTGGCCGCGGGGATCGCCGTGGCGGCGATCGGTCAGCCTGCACGCGCGGCCCTGTTCATGGTCGCCGTGGCACTGGCCATCGCGATCGCCCACGTCGCCGTCTATCCGCGCGGCGCGCCGTTCGGCCCGGACCCGGTCGGTGGCGAGTCCTTCGCGCGCCCCATGCTCACGCTCCTGCCCCAGGCCCTCTCGTCACAGGTGCTGGCCAACGCCGCCCCGCTGATCGTCTTCGCCCTGGGGCCGGTCGGGGCCGCCGGCGCGTTCCAGGCGAGCTTCACGCTCGCGCGGCTGCCCCTGTTCCTCATCACACCGGTTCAGGCGATGCTCGTGCCGCCCTTCACCGTCATGCTCCGCGAAGGGCAGACCGTCCGGCTGCTGGCGGCGATCCGCACCCTCGTGCTGGGTGTCACCGGTCTGGCTGCCGCGGGCGCGGTGGTGGGGTACCTGGCCGGACCATGGGCGGTGGAGCTCATCTTCGGTCCCGGCCGCGCCCTGCCCCCGCTGGACCTCGGGATCCTCGTGGCGGGCGTGGTGTGCATGGCCGGCCTCATCGTCTTCACCCAGGCGGTGATCGCCGCCGGTCGCCACCGCCTGGCCCTCGCCGCCTGGTCGGGCGCTCTGGGGGCGGCGGTGGTGACGGTCGTGGCCGCCGGGACCTTCCTCCCGATCGAGCTCGCCTGCTCGATCGCGCTCCTGCTGTCGTCCCTCGCCGCGCTGGTGGGCAGCGCGCTGTCTCTTCGCACGCATCTCACGAGAGGATGA
- a CDS encoding glycosyltransferase family 4 protein, giving the protein MRILITLNYYAPYVSGLTNVARDVAEGLAARGHDVLVLTTQHDRSLPRSETINGVRVRRFPVRVRLGKGVIAPGLVPAVIRAARTADVVNIHAPMLEAGPIAAGARRAGTPVLFTYQCDIAMPPSLPGRLQSRAMDASTTAAAGNSRAVIVSSSDYAAHSRVSRALARNQLVIPPGCHDRRGGTGRFREGDGLHVGFLGRIVEEKGIEYLVRGFTALADPEARLLIAGDFANIAGGSVIERVREAIGRDERIRMLGFLADEDLPDFYASLDTFALTSVNSFEAFGIVQVEAMMAGVPALVTDMPGVRTPVQETGFGTIVPPRDSAAITAALRKLPTLALPADGPERARALFANERGVQRYQELIDEVLEEAERATR; this is encoded by the coding sequence ATGCGCATCCTGATCACGCTCAACTACTACGCCCCGTATGTCAGCGGCCTGACCAATGTCGCGCGCGATGTGGCCGAGGGGCTGGCGGCGCGAGGGCATGACGTGCTCGTCCTCACCACGCAGCACGACCGCTCACTCCCCCGGTCCGAGACGATCAACGGCGTCCGTGTCCGCCGATTCCCCGTTCGGGTCCGCCTGGGCAAAGGCGTGATCGCGCCGGGCCTCGTGCCCGCGGTGATCCGAGCCGCACGGACGGCGGATGTGGTCAACATCCACGCGCCGATGCTGGAAGCCGGACCCATCGCCGCCGGAGCCCGGCGGGCAGGGACGCCCGTCCTCTTCACGTACCAGTGCGACATCGCGATGCCGCCCTCCCTGCCCGGCCGTCTCCAGTCGCGGGCCATGGATGCCTCGACGACGGCGGCGGCGGGCAACTCCCGGGCCGTGATCGTCTCCAGTTCGGATTACGCGGCGCATTCGCGGGTGTCGCGCGCTCTCGCGCGCAATCAGCTCGTCATCCCCCCGGGATGCCACGATCGCCGCGGCGGAACGGGACGGTTCCGGGAGGGCGACGGGCTGCACGTCGGCTTCCTCGGACGCATCGTGGAGGAGAAGGGCATCGAATACCTGGTCCGCGGGTTCACCGCGCTCGCCGACCCCGAGGCGCGGCTGCTCATCGCAGGCGACTTCGCCAACATCGCCGGCGGGTCGGTCATCGAGCGCGTGCGCGAGGCGATCGGCCGCGACGAGCGGATCCGCATGCTGGGCTTCCTCGCGGACGAGGACCTTCCAGACTTCTACGCGTCCCTCGACACCTTCGCGCTGACGTCCGTGAACTCCTTCGAGGCGTTCGGGATCGTCCAGGTCGAGGCGATGATGGCCGGAGTGCCGGCCCTGGTGACCGACATGCCCGGCGTGCGCACCCCCGTGCAGGAGACCGGCTTCGGAACCATCGTGCCGCCGCGTGACTCCGCGGCGATCACCGCAGCGCTGCGGAAGCTGCCCACGCTCGCTCTGCCCGCGGACGGACCGGAGCGCGCGCGGGCGCTCTTCGCCAACGAGAGGGGCGTCCAGCGCTACCAGGAGCTCATCGACGAGGTGCTCGAAGAAGCGGAGAGGGCCACCCGGTAG
- a CDS encoding glycosyltransferase family 2 protein: MSESVERVLVIVPAWNEEHNVGATVRGIREAGPYDIAVVDDGSTDATAEVARDAGAVVLTLPFNLGVGGAMRTGFTYARRHGYRKAIQVDADGQHNPADIARVLDGLEHADISIGARFADVGDYPVKGPRRWAMVVLAKVLSNVAKTRLTDVTSGFRAANDRAIDQYVRYYPAEYLGDTIDSLVAAVHGGLRVTQVPVAMRPRATGRPSQNAVGATIYLLRSVFALGLAVLRPRRRRTEPPA; encoded by the coding sequence ATGTCGGAAAGCGTGGAACGTGTCCTGGTCATCGTTCCGGCGTGGAACGAGGAGCACAACGTCGGCGCCACCGTACGCGGCATCCGAGAGGCCGGTCCGTACGACATCGCCGTCGTCGACGACGGTTCCACGGACGCCACCGCCGAGGTCGCCCGCGACGCGGGGGCCGTGGTGCTCACCCTTCCGTTCAACCTGGGCGTGGGGGGTGCGATGCGCACCGGGTTCACCTACGCCCGCCGGCACGGCTACCGCAAAGCGATCCAGGTCGACGCCGACGGTCAGCACAACCCGGCCGACATCGCGCGCGTCCTCGACGGTCTGGAGCACGCCGACATCTCCATCGGCGCACGATTCGCCGACGTCGGGGACTACCCCGTGAAAGGACCGCGCAGGTGGGCGATGGTCGTCCTGGCGAAGGTGCTCTCGAACGTCGCGAAGACGCGTCTGACCGACGTGACGAGTGGCTTCCGCGCTGCAAACGACAGAGCCATCGATCAATACGTGCGGTACTACCCCGCCGAGTACCTCGGTGACACGATCGATTCCCTCGTGGCCGCCGTGCACGGCGGCCTGCGGGTCACCCAGGTGCCCGTCGCCATGCGGCCGCGCGCCACCGGCCGGCCGAGCCAGAACGCCGTGGGCGCCACGATCTACCTTCTCCGGTCGGTCTTCGCCCTGGGGCTCGCCGTACTGCGCCCCCGTCGTCGTCGAACGGAGCCCCCCGCATGA